The Hydrotalea sp. region TGTTGCCAACCAGAAATTTTTTCTGCGTCGGCGGCAAGTTAAGTTGCGCCAGCACCTTTTCCACCGCATTGACCTTAAAAACAAAATCATCGGCCGACAAATCGGCCAGGTGGATGATAATCGCCGCCTCGGCCAATTCCTCCAGCGTCGCGCCGAAGGCGGCAATCAAATGGGTTGGCAGGTTGCTGATAAAGCCAACCGTGTCAGAAAATATAACCTCGCGCCGCGACGGCAGGGTGACGCGCCGCACATGGGTATCAAGCGTCGCGAACAGTAAATCCATCGCCAATTCGGTCGCGCCGGTTAAGCGATTGAACAGCGTCGATTTGCCGGCGTTGGTGTAACCCACCAGGGCGACAATCGGGTAGGGGACTTTCTGCCGCGTTTTGCGATGCAGGGTGCGGGTTTTGATAACCTTCTCCAATTTCACCTCGATTTTTTTTATATCGTCGGCGAGTTTCCGCTTGTCCAATTCGATTTGCCTTTCACCCGGGCCGCCGATATTACCAGTGCTCCCACGTTGCCGTTCAAGGTGCGTCCAACTGCGCACCAGGCGCGATTGGTCATATTGCAATCGCGCCATCTTCACCTGCAACCGGCCTTCCTCGCTGGTGGCGCGTTTCGAAAAGATATTAAGGATGAGGCCTTCGCGGTCTTCGACATAGCAGGCTAGGTTTTTTTCGATGTTGCGTTGCTGTATCGCGCTCAGGGCGTAATCGACATAAACAAAGGCAACATCGGGCTTGGTTTCCCATGATTCGCGCGGCGGCGCGGCGGCGTTTATTTTTTCCTTGATGATATCGAGCGAGCCCTTACCAATCAGGGTCGCCGGGCTGATGGCGCGGAGTGGCACCGCGTGGTAGCCCAGCACCCGCTCGCCCAGGGCGCGCACCAGCTCGATTGCTTCCTGCAACCTTTGTGCTTGGTGAGCGCGTTGGTTGGGCAGGTAGGGCAAGACGATAAAAACACCGGCATTGGGTTGTCTGGCGACCGAATTTAAAAATCCAACATTTGACATATTTTTTATTATCATAAAGGTTTTTTTGCTTTATTTACAGAGGAATCGATAATAGGATAAACCTATGAAAATTCTAATAACAGGTGGCACGGGATTTATTGGCGCATCGCTGGTTGAACATTTTGCCATGGCCGGGCATCAGGTAATTGTCGTGGCCCGTGGCATGAGTTCGCCGCACGGGCGGCGCGGCCGCAAGGGGGATGGTTTTCTGGCGCCATCGGTGCGGATGATTAATTCGGCCGAATCATTGGACCAAAATGAACAGCTGGATGCGGTTATCAACCTGGCCGGCGAATCGATTTCAGCAAAAAAATGGAGCAAAAAGCAAAAAGCCATATTGATGGAATCGCGGTTGGTAACAACCCGCCGGTTGGTGGCGTCGCTTGAAAAATTAAAACACAAGCCGAAGGTTTTTATCTCGGCCTCAGCGATTGGTTACTATGGCGCGCGCGGCTTGGAAATCATCGACGAGCGGGTTAATGCCAGTTACGAATTTACCAGCAAATTATGCGCCGCCTGGGAATATGAGGCGCGGCGTGCCGAATCAACCTGCCGCACGGTCATCATGCGTTTGGGGTTGGTGTTGGGGCGGTCGGTGCAAACCAAAAAACCCGGCGGGTTGTTGGCGCGGCTTATTCTGCCGGCCAAATTTTTTGTCTCGGCGCGCATGGGGCGCGGCGATTTTTACATGTCATGGATTCATTTGCGCGATATCATCAACGCCATCGATTTTTTTATCGAACATAAAGATTGCCGTGGCGTTTACAACCTAACCGCGCCCAACCCGTTGCCGCAAAAGGAATTCGCAAGAGTTTTCGCCCAGGTGTTAAGAAAATTTGAATTGTTTTTCATTCCGGCCTTTATGATAAAATGGATTTTCGGCGAAATGGGCGACCGGTTGTTGCTTCACGGCCAACGGGTATTACCAAAAAAACTATTGGCGCAATCCTTTACCTTTCAATTTTCTGATATTGAGGCCGCGTTGCTTGACGTTTTGCAATCTAAACGTCCTGTTGAGTAATCAAAAACTATAAATTACCCGCGTCGCAGACTCCGCTTGCCTTATGGCGGCGGGGGTGCTATGACAAAACTTATAAACACGTTGAGGAATAAACCTAATTTTTGGTGAATTTATTTTATCTAACGAATTTTATACAACCTTTGATAAAATAATTATGTCACGCAAATTACGAAACATCGCCATCATTGCCCACGTCGACCATGGAAAAACCACCTTGGTCGATAAACTGCTCCAACAATCGGGCACATTCGCCAAGCATCAGCAGGTAACCGAACGGGTGATGGATTCGAACGATATTGAAAAAGAACGCGGTATTACTATCCTTGCCAAAAACACCGCCGTTAATTTTGAAGGCACCCACATCAACATTGTTGATACCCCGGGGCACGCCGATTTTGGTGGCGAGGTCGAACGAGTCCTCGGCATGGTCGATGGTGTGGTGCTGTTGG contains the following coding sequences:
- the hflX gene encoding GTPase HflX produces the protein MIIKNMSNVGFLNSVARQPNAGVFIVLPYLPNQRAHQAQRLQEAIELVRALGERVLGYHAVPLRAISPATLIGKGSLDIIKEKINAAAPPRESWETKPDVAFVYVDYALSAIQQRNIEKNLACYVEDREGLILNIFSKRATSEEGRLQVKMARLQYDQSRLVRSWTHLERQRGSTGNIGGPGERQIELDKRKLADDIKKIEVKLEKVIKTRTLHRKTRQKVPYPIVALVGYTNAGKSTLFNRLTGATELAMDLLFATLDTHVRRVTLPSRREVIFSDTVGFISNLPTHLIAAFGATLEELAEAAIIIHLADLSADDFVFKVNAVEKVLAQLNLPPTQKKFLVGNKYDIFKKNGHATNLITDINVSAVTGENIDQLFALIDKELDGLEGVVTKTYEVDINDEQLPQRLYHAGRVIKDEVMDEPPHQRHITVKLSRLEMDKLGS
- a CDS encoding TIGR01777 family oxidoreductase — encoded protein: MKILITGGTGFIGASLVEHFAMAGHQVIVVARGMSSPHGRRGRKGDGFLAPSVRMINSAESLDQNEQLDAVINLAGESISAKKWSKKQKAILMESRLVTTRRLVASLEKLKHKPKVFISASAIGYYGARGLEIIDERVNASYEFTSKLCAAWEYEARRAESTCRTVIMRLGLVLGRSVQTKKPGGLLARLILPAKFFVSARMGRGDFYMSWIHLRDIINAIDFFIEHKDCRGVYNLTAPNPLPQKEFARVFAQVLRKFELFFIPAFMIKWIFGEMGDRLLLHGQRVLPKKLLAQSFTFQFSDIEAALLDVLQSKRPVE